A genome region from Musa acuminata AAA Group cultivar baxijiao chromosome BXJ3-5, Cavendish_Baxijiao_AAA, whole genome shotgun sequence includes the following:
- the LOC135639016 gene encoding cystinosin homolog — protein MASWNSLGLEITYEAFGWIAFFSWSFSFYPQVILNYKRKSVVGLNFDFLVLNMTKHSSYLVYNAAMFFSPVIKRQYHEKYGFGEMIPVAANDVAFSVHAVALTAFTLFQVLIYERGSQKVSKTCIGITVIVLLYAVVCVFLAWPNHSWLWLISVFNTIQVIMTAIKYIPQAFMNFQRKSTVGWSIGNILLDLLGGVLNFGQMGVQSIDQETLVNFYGNFGKTLLSLEVVLFDILFIFQHYVLYPVKNEGNPTIMEENITPLINSEEKPQLANV, from the exons ATGGCGTCGTGGAACTCGCTCGGCTTGGAGATCACGTACGAGGCCTTCGGATGGATCGCCTTCTTCTCCTGGTCCTTCAGCTTCTACCCTCAAGTTATTCTCAATTACAAGAGGAAAAG CGTGGTGGGCTTGAATTTCGATTTCCTGGTGCTCAACATGACGAAGCACTCGTCGTATCTCGTATATAACGCGGCCATGTTCTTTAGCCCTGTGATCAAGAGGCAGTATCATGAGAAGTATGGTTTCGGAGAG ATGATTCCTGTAGCTGCAAATGATGTGGCTTTTTCAGTACATGCTGTTGCGTTGACGGCTTTTACAttgttccaagttttgatctatgaA CGTGGAAGTCAGAAGGTCTCAAAGACTTGCATTGGTATCACTGTTATTGTCTTGCTTTATGCTGTGGTCTGTGTGTTCTTAGCCTGGCCCAATCATTCTTGGCTTTGGCTCATCTCTGTTTTCAA CACAATACAGGTTATCATGACAGCGATCAAGTACATCCCACAG GCATTCATGAACTTCCAGCGCAAGAGTACAGTGGGTTGGAGTATCGGCAATATCTTGCTTGATTTATTGGGTGGCGTGCTGAACTTTGGTCAGATGGGTGTGCAGTCTATAGATCAGG AGACACTAGTTAACTTCTATGGAAATTTTGGCAAGACACTGCTTTCACTG GAAGTAGtgctctttgatattctcttcatTTTCCAGCATTATGTGCTCTATCCTGTGAAGAATGAAGGAAACCCAACCATTATGGAAGAAAATATTACTCCACTTATCAATTCTGAAGAGAAACCGCAGTTAGCAAATGTGTAG